Proteins found in one Brachyspira murdochii DSM 12563 genomic segment:
- a CDS encoding thermonuclease family protein, with protein MRTFNKKNEKIIIIVFICSFIIIFYFLIQLLNFKETRDLFIDSKSLISMIENNKTSIIYDYIKNRDKVYVYNALTNQDKKYISGHFPSIKYIGFLRLFIYSLFFKDKIMFYASDDSIINKLKVLNIKYCRVVLNIDNINNEEYLTLKDSNNTKLFLSITNKDFREIDTNNINYKYLVSLNKDFIKVSDGDTIKYKNNYYRFIGVDAPELKQNYGTNVKNYVIEKINNASNVSMLVSSYDIFDRILCHLFIDDVPLAYYMMKDKQAKETIMKYGDNGFVNIASNIVYLSKFQGRRPFTDPARFRAENR; from the coding sequence ATGCGAACTTTTAATAAAAAAAATGAAAAGATTATAATAATAGTTTTTATTTGTTCTTTTATTATAATCTTTTATTTTCTTATACAATTGCTAAACTTTAAAGAAACAAGAGATTTATTCATAGACAGCAAATCTTTAATAAGTATGATAGAAAATAATAAAACTTCTATTATTTATGACTATATAAAAAACCGTGATAAAGTATATGTTTATAATGCTCTAACTAATCAGGATAAAAAATATATAAGCGGTCATTTTCCAAGTATAAAATATATTGGTTTTTTAAGGCTTTTTATTTACTCATTATTTTTTAAAGATAAGATTATGTTTTATGCTTCTGATGACAGCATTATTAATAAATTAAAAGTTCTTAATATAAAATACTGCAGGGTTGTATTAAATATAGATAATATAAATAATGAAGAATATTTAACTCTTAAAGACAGTAATAATACAAAGCTCTTTCTATCTATAACAAACAAAGATTTTAGAGAGATAGACACCAATAATATTAACTACAAATATTTAGTTTCTTTAAATAAAGATTTTATAAAAGTATCAGACGGCGACACCATAAAATACAAAAATAATTATTACAGATTTATAGGAGTTGATGCCCCAGAACTCAAGCAGAATTATGGAACTAATGTAAAAAACTATGTAATAGAAAAAATTAATAATGCTTCAAATGTAAGTATGCTTGTATCTTCTTATGATATTTTCGATCGTATATTATGCCATTTATTTATAGATGATGTACCTTTAGCATATTATATGATGAAAGATAAGCAGGCAAAAGAAACTATAATGAAGTATGGAGATAACGGATTTGTCAATATAGCAAGCAACATAGTTTATTTATCAAAATTTCAAGGAAGGCGTCCTTTTACAGATCCCGCTAGGTTTAGAGCTGAAAACAGATAA
- the thiE gene encoding thiamine phosphate synthase encodes MISFMKYFKTIKNKKDKREFLKQKYFNSSIYCVTAEDFSNGRSNIEVVKSMLEAGIKIIQYREKDNPNKYMREKYNECLEIRELTNKYEALFLIDDYADLALAVEADGVHIGQKDMPIEAVRKVVGDDLIIGLSTTNKNEALSAVNTSCNYIGIGPIFSTQTKPDANTATGIDYLDYVVKNIDIPFVCIGGIKLNNMDILIEHKAMSLCMLTEIVSSEDIKAKCELLIKKMKRL; translated from the coding sequence ATGATTAGTTTTATGAAATATTTCAAGACAATAAAAAATAAAAAAGATAAGAGAGAGTTTCTCAAACAAAAATATTTTAATAGTTCTATATACTGTGTTACTGCTGAAGATTTTTCCAACGGACGAAGTAATATAGAAGTAGTAAAATCAATGCTTGAAGCAGGTATAAAAATTATTCAGTACAGAGAAAAGGATAATCCCAATAAATATATGCGTGAAAAATATAATGAATGTTTAGAGATTAGAGAGCTTACAAATAAATATGAAGCATTATTTTTGATAGATGATTACGCTGATTTAGCTTTAGCAGTTGAAGCTGATGGGGTGCATATAGGGCAGAAAGACATGCCTATTGAGGCTGTAAGAAAAGTTGTAGGCGATGACCTTATTATAGGACTTTCTACTACGAATAAGAATGAGGCTTTAAGTGCCGTTAATACTTCTTGCAACTATATAGGAATAGGTCCTATATTTTCTACTCAGACAAAGCCTGATGCTAATACTGCAACCGGTATTGATTATCTTGATTATGTAGTAAAAAATATTGATATTCCTTTTGTATGCATTGGCGGTATAAAGTTAAATAACATGGATATTCTTATAGAACATAAGGCTATGAGTTTATGTATGCTCACCGAAATAGTGTCTTCTGAGGATATAAAAGCTAAATGCGAACTTTTAATAAAAAAAATGAAAAGATTATAA
- a CDS encoding peptide ABC transporter substrate-binding protein yields MLKKIITINLLILLIISCSKKEINKTNNNDIVINLAPEPLTIDPTLNTDNLTMIYILHAFEGLTKKDENNKIIGGASERWDINSKGNIYTFYIRTNAKWSDGKSVTAKDFVYTWRRAVDPKTANKYSYYFEIIKNAKEVISGKKALEELGVKAIDDYTFEVELNSPTAYFLELTAYPPFYPVREDIINKYGDEWTLKPESYIGNGAFKMTERNFDKSIILERNTNYWNNENIKPNRLNFLLMEEPNTSLAGVLNGSIHFAKPFPRNDIETLKKKGIIHIVPVAASYYYRFNLNNKKELKDNRVRRALSLAIDRDYIVKSITKCGERPAGSLVPYGINDINGDFREKGGNNINIDDYKKNIEEARKLLAEAGYENGKNFPVIDLLIATREFDVNIADAVQNMIKDALNIDIRIVKYEWASYLQNMYNKDFDMAVYLWYADYNDPINFLNIFKSDAPNNYGSYSNNAFDDYIDIASTNKNNDIRMHALHLAEDIFIKDNAVIPIYFYSEALLVSPKLKGIEYDSQGLYRFFNAYLN; encoded by the coding sequence ATGCTAAAAAAAATAATTACTATTAATTTACTGATACTTTTAATTATATCATGCTCAAAAAAAGAAATTAACAAAACAAATAATAATGATATAGTTATAAATCTGGCACCTGAACCTTTAACTATTGACCCAACATTAAATACAGACAATCTTACAATGATATATATTCTTCATGCTTTTGAAGGACTTACAAAAAAAGATGAAAATAATAAAATAATAGGAGGAGCTTCAGAAAGATGGGATATTAACAGCAAAGGAAATATTTATACTTTTTATATAAGAACTAATGCTAAATGGAGCGACGGCAAAAGTGTTACAGCTAAAGATTTTGTTTATACTTGGAGACGTGCCGTTGATCCGAAAACTGCTAATAAATACAGCTATTATTTTGAAATAATAAAAAATGCTAAGGAAGTGATATCCGGGAAAAAAGCTTTAGAGGAGCTTGGAGTTAAAGCAATAGATGACTATACTTTTGAAGTAGAGTTGAACAGTCCTACTGCATATTTTTTAGAGCTTACAGCATACCCTCCTTTCTATCCAGTACGTGAGGATATAATAAATAAATACGGCGATGAATGGACATTAAAACCTGAAAGCTATATTGGTAACGGTGCTTTTAAAATGACAGAGCGAAACTTTGATAAAAGCATAATACTAGAAAGAAATACTAATTATTGGAATAATGAAAATATAAAGCCTAATAGATTAAATTTTCTTTTAATGGAAGAGCCGAATACTTCGCTTGCAGGTGTTCTTAATGGTTCTATTCATTTTGCAAAACCTTTCCCAAGAAATGATATAGAAACTCTAAAGAAAAAAGGAATAATTCATATAGTACCAGTAGCTGCTTCATACTACTATAGATTTAATCTAAATAATAAAAAAGAATTAAAAGATAATAGAGTAAGGAGGGCATTATCTTTAGCTATAGACAGAGATTATATAGTAAAATCAATAACAAAATGCGGCGAGCGTCCTGCAGGAAGTTTAGTTCCTTATGGTATTAATGATATAAACGGGGATTTTAGAGAAAAAGGAGGGAATAATATAAATATTGATGATTATAAAAAAAATATTGAAGAGGCTAGAAAATTATTGGCAGAAGCAGGATATGAAAACGGAAAAAACTTTCCTGTGATTGATTTGCTTATAGCAACTAGAGAGTTTGATGTAAATATAGCCGATGCTGTGCAGAACATGATTAAAGATGCTCTTAATATTGATATACGAATAGTAAAATATGAATGGGCTTCTTATCTTCAGAATATGTATAATAAAGATTTTGATATGGCTGTTTATTTATGGTACGCTGATTATAATGACCCTATTAATTTTTTGAATATTTTTAAAAGCGATGCTCCTAACAATTACGGCTCTTATTCAAATAATGCCTTTGATGATTATATTGATATAGCTTCTACAAATAAAAATAATGATATAAGAATGCATGCACTTCATTTGGCAGAGGATATATTTATAAAAGATAATGCTGTAATACCAATATATTTTTATTCTGAAGCATTATTAGTGTCTCCGAAATTAAAGGGAATAGAATATGATTCTCAAGGATTATACAGATTTTTTAATGCTTATTTGAATTAA
- a CDS encoding tetratricopeptide repeat protein — translation MNNDDKSNIERLFNLGHEAFSNNDYNKAINYLDEIIDIYNKDIIAYSDGEFIIYSDSYDDNKNEDEERNIDDEEINITHNTLVDAYYNRAISKFNLKNYEEAIKDFDKVIELSPDKTDAYYNRGHSKSYLKRYEEGIEDFKKVLEFDEDDFEAVYYVGLGYFYLANYEEAIKNFDLALYLIEKTEEEYIADIYYYRGHSKSYLTRYEEALSDFNKLVQLREDDSEAFYFKALTEFYLGLYEEAINDFDISIELDSNASNAYYFRGLSKSNLELYDEAREDYQKAIDFDPENIISIYNDAGLIEYKLGNYKEAIKYYTKIIEKDEYISYIYYNRALAKEALELYEDALKDYDKAIELNPDDTYSYNNRGLIKNEMQMYDEALEDYNKAIELEQNDAYLYNNRALLKGRIHLYREALEDFDKAISLYDENSEFYYFRGLTNFYLNEFDEALKYINKAIELNNEYIDAYNERAIIYYRTENYDEAIKDFKKVLELDNENVYAYYHLALSYECLEDYDNAVKYYTKVIELDNNSLEAYYNRALAKMEINLYNEAIEDFKRIIELDKENTDAYLNIGICYDYMEEYNKSIEYYTKVIEIDNKALDAYYNRGLSKVALKLYNEAFEDFIRAIDINSNYLNAYNGIGFSKTKYSNNELKKGNINKAIELLNDALVYYNKGLALDIDDNITNASIYDSMGYTITKLANIYQTMNDKENALKYYDEALFCFNEAIKLNNKHALAHNSIAYIKIQLDKMNNIIDKLNEESYDYFEKAYNMSNKDDKKLILKCIVSLAKENIKTALEFINKNNLN, via the coding sequence ATGATGATAATAAAAATGAAGATGAAGAGAGAAATATAGATGATGAAGAGATAAATATTACTCATAATACATTAGTAGATGCATATTATAACAGAGCTATATCAAAGTTTAATTTAAAAAATTATGAAGAAGCCATAAAAGATTTTGACAAGGTAATAGAATTATCTCCAGACAAAACAGATGCATATTATAACAGAGGTCATTCAAAATCATATTTAAAGAGATATGAAGAAGGTATTGAAGATTTTAAAAAAGTATTAGAGTTTGATGAAGATGATTTTGAGGCTGTATATTATGTTGGACTTGGATATTTTTATTTGGCAAACTATGAAGAGGCTATTAAGAATTTTGACTTGGCTTTATATCTAATAGAAAAAACAGAAGAAGAATATATTGCAGATATTTATTATTACAGAGGACATTCTAAATCATATTTAACAAGATATGAAGAGGCTTTATCCGATTTTAATAAACTTGTACAATTAAGAGAAGATGATAGCGAAGCATTTTATTTTAAAGCATTAACTGAGTTTTATTTAGGTTTGTACGAAGAGGCAATAAATGATTTTGATATATCTATAGAGCTTGATTCTAATGCATCAAATGCCTACTATTTCAGAGGGCTTTCAAAAAGTAATTTGGAGTTATATGATGAAGCTAGAGAAGATTATCAAAAAGCAATAGATTTTGACCCAGAAAATATAATCAGTATTTATAATGATGCTGGACTTATTGAATATAAATTGGGCAACTATAAAGAAGCTATTAAATACTATACAAAAATAATAGAAAAAGATGAATATATATCATATATCTATTATAACAGAGCATTAGCAAAAGAGGCATTAGAATTGTATGAAGATGCATTAAAAGATTATGACAAAGCTATAGAGCTTAATCCAGACGACACATATTCTTACAATAACAGAGGACTTATCAAAAATGAAATGCAGATGTATGATGAGGCACTAGAAGATTATAACAAGGCTATAGAGCTGGAACAAAATGATGCTTATTTATACAATAATAGGGCTTTATTAAAGGGAAGAATACATTTATACAGAGAGGCTTTAGAAGATTTTGACAAGGCTATTTCTCTATATGATGAAAACAGTGAGTTTTACTATTTCAGAGGGCTTACCAATTTTTATTTAAATGAATTTGATGAGGCTTTAAAATATATTAACAAAGCTATTGAATTAAATAATGAATATATAGACGCTTATAATGAAAGAGCAATTATATATTATAGAACTGAAAATTATGATGAAGCTATTAAGGATTTTAAAAAAGTATTAGAACTTGATAATGAAAATGTATATGCTTATTATCATTTAGCTTTATCTTATGAATGTTTGGAAGATTATGATAATGCTGTAAAATATTATACTAAAGTTATTGAGCTTGATAATAATTCATTAGAGGCATACTATAACCGAGCTTTAGCAAAAATGGAAATTAATCTATATAATGAAGCTATAGAAGATTTTAAAAGAATAATAGAACTTGATAAAGAAAATACAGACGCTTATCTTAATATAGGTATATGCTATGACTATATGGAAGAATATAATAAATCAATAGAATATTATACCAAAGTCATAGAGATAGATAATAAAGCATTAGACGCATACTATAACAGAGGACTAAGCAAGGTAGCATTAAAACTATACAATGAAGCTTTTGAAGACTTTATAAGAGCAATTGATATTAACTCTAATTATTTAAATGCCTATAATGGAATAGGTTTTTCAAAGACAAAATACTCTAATAATGAACTTAAAAAAGGAAACATTAATAAAGCTATAGAACTACTTAATGATGCATTAGTTTATTATAATAAAGGGCTTGCTTTAGATATAGATGATAATATAACCAATGCCTCAATATATGACAGTATGGGATATACTATTACAAAATTGGCTAATATATATCAGACTATGAATGATAAAGAAAATGCTTTAAAATATTATGATGAGGCATTATTTTGTTTTAATGAAGCTATTAAACTAAATAATAAACATGCACTTGCTCATAACAGCATAGCATATATTAAAATACAGCTTGATAAGATGAATAATATAATTGATAAACTAAATGAAGAGTCTTATGATTACTTTGAAAAAGCATATAATATGTCAAATAAAGATGATAAAAAATTGATATTAAAATGTATTGTTTCATTAGCCAAAGAAAATATAAAAACAGCTTTGGAGTTTATAAATAAAAATAATTTAAATTAA